One genomic segment of Komagataella phaffii GS115 chromosome 4, complete sequence includes these proteins:
- a CDS encoding Putative dihydrokaempferol 4-reductase, with product MPGERVLLTGASGFIAQHITDVLLSKGYRVLGTTRRQEQADQLTQQFTAEYPKIAEDKSLLQFHLVPDIGTDNAFDEVLKQNPDIDFVLHTASPFYFGDDRPLKEVYLHPAVGGTENILNAIQKYASDNIKKVVVTSSFASVVNMDKFKDKRFIHNEDTWNPLTWEQAEVEGETSAYRASKKYAELAAWDFVKKESPKFSLTTILPPFVFGPQKFSSSAAKGTLNTSAEIVNKFLSTEYPSDDKFFDAPTHLSVDVRDVALYHVLPLEINALANKRLFTVQSKFSGQRILNILNENFPELKGKIAVGQPEKTAQNEAANGPEYNNSLTVALGGVEFRSLETTIIDSVKQILESAK from the coding sequence atGCCAGGAGAAAGAGTTTTACTTACCGGAGCATCCGGCTTCATTGCCCAGCACATTACAGACGTTCTGCTCTCTAAGGGTTACAGAGTCTTGGGAACCACTAGAAGACAGGAACAGGCCGACCAATTGACTCAACAATTCACGGCAGAGTACCCGAAGATCGCTGAGGACAAGTCCCTGTTGCAATTCCATTTGGTCCCTGACATCGGTACCGACAATGCTTTCGATGAAGTCTTGAAGCAGAACCCGGATATAGATTTCGTCCTGCATACTGCTTCCCCCTTCTACTTTGGTGACGACAGACCTTTGAAGGAGGTTTATTTACACCCTGCTGTTGGTGGAACCGAGAACATTTTGAACGCTATCCAAAAGTACGCTTCAGACAATATCAAGAAGGTAGTGGTCACATCTTCGTTTGCTAGTGTTGTCAACATGGACAAGTTCAAGGATAAACGTTTCATTCACAATGAAGACACTTGGAATCCTCTTACTTGGGAGCAGGCCGAAGTAGAAGGAGAGACTTCTGCTTATAGAGCCTCTAAGAAATACGCAGAATTGGCTGCTTGGGATTTCGTCAAGAAGGAGTCGCCAAAGTTCAGTTTGACTACCATCCTCCCCCCATTTGTCTTTGGTCCTCAGAAGTTTTCTTCTAGCGCAGCCAAAGGCACATTGAACACTTCAGCCGAAATTGTTAACAAGTTCCTTTCCACTGAGTATCCATCAGATGACAAGTTTTTTGATGCTCCAACCCACTTGTCTGTTGATGTTAGAGATGTGGCTCTTTACCATGTTTTGCCCTTAGAGATTAATGCTCTGGCTAACAAGAGGTTATTCACTGTCCAGAGCAAGTTCTCTGGTCAAAGAATATTGAATATTCTGAACGAGAACTTCCCAGAACTCAAGGGCAAGATTGCTGTTGGACAACCTGAAAAGACAGCACAGAATGAAGCTGCCAATGGTCCAGAATACAACAATAGTTTGACCGTAGCTTTGGGAGGAGTCGAGTTCCGATCATTGGAAACCACTATTATTGATTCGGTGAAACAAATCCTTGAGTCTGCAAAATAA
- a CDS encoding Phosphoribosyl-5-amino-1-phosphoribosyl-4-imidazolecarboxiamide isomerase: protein MTVFRGCIDIHSGKVKQIVGGKLVKDDTESDEVETNFVSEQPSSYYAQLYKQNQVHGTHVIKLGSLKANDDAAREALGAWRGGLQIGGGITDSNAQEWIDQGASHVIVTSWLFPEGQFSIERLQHLSSLIGKEKLVVDLSCRRQEIDGSPQWVVAMNKWQTLTSSVLDREFFQLLSQYCDEFLVHAADVEGLCQGIDQELVRKLSEWSDLPVTYAGGARSIQDLETVKHLSNGKVDLTFGSALNIFGGNLVKFEDCVKWNKTQ, encoded by the coding sequence ATGACTGTCTTCAGAGGTTGCATCGATATCCATTCCGGCAAAGTCAAACAGATTGTAGGCGGCAAGCTGGTGAAGGATGACACTGAATCTGATGAAGtagaaacaaattttgTCAGTGAACAGCCCTCGTCCTATTATGCACAGTTATATAAGCAGAACCAGGTTCATGGAACACATGTCATCAAATTGGGCTCTTTAAAGGCTAATGACGACGCTGCAAGAGAAGCTCTGGGTGCGTGGAGAGGGGGTTTGCAGATTGGCGGTGGAATAACGGATTCCAATGCTCAAGAATGGATAGATCAAGGTGCATCGCATGTCATAGTCACTTCATGGTTATTCCCTGAGGGTCAGTTTTCTATAGAAAGACTTCAACACCTGTCCAGCCTTattggaaaagagaaactggTAGTGGACTTGAGTTGTCGTAGACAAGAGATAGATGGAAGTCCCCAATGGGTGGTTGCTATGAACAAATGGCAAACATTGACCTCATCCGTGCTAGATAGAGAGTTTTTCCAACTGCTGTCCCAGTATTGCGATGAGTTCTTAGTGCATGCTGCAGATGTGGAGGGACTTTGTCAAGGAATTGACCAAGAGCTGGTACGGAAATTAAGTGAATGGAGTGATCTTCCAGTTACATATGCTGGTGGGGCTAGAAGTATACAAGATCTAGAAACTGTCAAACATTTAAGCAACGGAAAGGTCGATCTCACGTTTGGAAGTGCACTGAATATTTTTGGCGGAAACCTAGTAAAGTTTGAAGACTGTGTTAAGTGGAATAAAACTCAGTAG
- a CDS encoding RNA polymerase II third largest subunit B44, part of central core, whose product MSKEPKVNIINAQDDEVELMLSDVNLSLANSLRRTMLAEVPTLAIDLVEIKMNTSVLADEFISHRLGLIPLVSEDVEEMKYSRDCTCEDYCDECSVVLELSARHEGEEGTTDVYSSSLIKVSGPGNLNVGEPVRRDDYDQGILLCKLRNHQELNIRCIAKKGIAKEHAKWSPCSAIAFEYDPHNKLKHTDFWFEVDAKKEWPDSKYATWEEPPKPGEVFDYKAKPNRFYMTVETTGSLKANQVFSRGIKTLQEKLANVLFELENSRPANTTAYGGATAYGGQTVYGRETSYGGNTNYGDYNAPY is encoded by the coding sequence ATGAGCAAGGAACCCAAGGTTAATATCATCAACGCCCaagatgatgaagttgaGTTGATGCTTAGCGATGTTAATCTATCGTTGGCCAACTCTCTTCGTAGAACGATGTTGGCCGAAGTTCCCACATTAGCTATTGACCTCGTGGAAATTAAGATGAATACCTCGGTGTTGGCAGATGAGTTCATATCTCACAGACTAGGATTGATTCCTTTGGTGAGCGAAGATGtggaagaaatgaaatataGCAGAGATTGCACATGTGAAGATTACTGTGACGAGTGCTCTGTGGTGTTGGAACTAAGTGCCAGGCATGAAGGAGAGGAAGGTACCACCGATGTctattcttcttctctgaTCAAAGTGTCCGGTCCAGGAAACTTGAACGTTGGTGAACCAGTCCGTAGGGATGATTATGATCAGGGAATCTTGCTGTGCAAGCTGCGGAACCACCAGGAGTTGAACATTAGATGTATAGCCAAAAAGGGTATTGCCAAAGAACATGCTAAATGGTCACCATGCTCTGCTATAGCATTCGAATACGATCCACACAACAAACTGAAACATACAGACTTTTGGTTTGAGGTGGATGCCAAAAAAGAATGGCCAGATTCCAAGTATGCCACCTGGGAGGAACCACCCAAACCTGgtgaagtttttgattaCAAAGCCAAGCCAAATAGATTCTACATGACAGTGGAAACCACAGGTTCTTTGAAAGCTAACCAGGTGTTCAGCAGGGGGATCAAGACGTTGCAGGAGAAGTTGGCTAACGTCCTGTTTGAGCTGGAAAACTCTAGGCCTGCCAATACAACAGCCTATGGAGGAGCGACCGCTTATGGGGGACAGACGGTATATGGAAGAGAAACCAGTTACGGTGGCAACACCAATTATGGAGATTACAATGCACCATACTGA
- a CDS encoding High-affinity inorganic phosphate (Pi) transporter and low-affinity manganese transporter → MSSGYKTKGGNSAFHNHINDFAHIEDPKERRRLALQSIDNAKFSWYHVRAIAVAGVGFMTDAYDIFAINLGLAMLVFVYWGGSIPDSTQTLLKVSTSVGTVIGQLGFGWAADFFGRKKIYGLELVIMIFATVLQCTVGESKAISFPAILTFYRIIMGIGIGGDYPMSSIISSEFSSVRWRGLTMGAVFANQGWGQLLAGLVALICIAGYKDDLITAKNGAECGYACQKACDQMWRILIGFGCVPGVVALYFRLTIPESPRYTFDVTHEIEKAACDTMKFTSGLHGAATEDDIVILRNAKQLALEVEQEELKKTAEEIKSRKVNWHDFYHHYKHWKHGKILIGTAGSWFMLDIAYYGLGLNTAVILQTIGYAKNDNVYNKLFNSAAGNLILICAGSIPGYWFTAFTCDTLGRKPLQIVGFILLTMIFCIIGFGYHKIGEHGLLGCYIVAQFLQNLPNTTTFIVPGECFPTKFRSTSHGISAASGKVGAIIAQTVIGTLTNHGCSKEEPNCFLPHVMEIFALFMLLGTFTSLLIPETKRKSLEQLSYELHGDGDDPESSNSNTDIDSETNIIGNDKV, encoded by the coding sequence ATGAGCTCCGGATACAAGACCAAGGGTGGAAACTCCGCTTTCCATAATCATATTAATGACTTTGCTCACATCGAAGATCCGAAAGAGAGGAGAAGACTCGCTTTACAGTCAATCGATAATGCAAAGTTCTCCTGGTACCATGTTAGAGCCATTGCCGTCGCCGGTGTAGGTTTCATGACTGACGCTTACGATATTTTTGCTATTAATTTGGGTCTGGCTATGTTGGTTTTCGTCTACTGGGGAGGATCAATTCCCGATTCTACTCAGACATTATTGAAAGTTTCGACCTCTGTTGGAACTGTTATCGGACAGTTAGGTTTCGGTTGGGCTgctgatttctttggaagaaagaaaatataTGGTTTGGAACTGGTTATCATGATTTTTGCTACTGTTCTTCAGTGCACTGTTGGTGAATCCAAAGCCATTTCCTTCCCAGCAATTTTGACCTTTTATCGTATTATAATGGGAATTGGTATCGGAGGAGATTATCCAATGAGTTCCATTATATCTTCTGAATTCTCATCCGTTAGATGGAGAGGATTAACTATGGGTGCTGTCTTTGCTAACCAAGGTTGGGGTCAATTATTGGCTGGACTGGTTGCTTTGATCTGTATTGCCGGATACAAAGATGATTTGATCACTGCCAAAAATGGAGCCGAATGTGGGTATGCGTGTCAAAAGGCCTGTGACCAAATGTGGCGTATTCTGATTGGTTTTGGTTGTGTTCCTGGAGTGGTCGCTTTATATTTCAGATTGACGATTCCAGAATCCCCAAGATACACCTTTGATGTTACGCAcgaaattgaaaaagccGCCTGTGACACCATGAAGTTTACGTCTGGTCTCCATGGAGCAGCCACAGAAGACGATATTGTCATCTTGAGAAATGCTAAGCAACTAGCTTTGGAAGTGGAACAGGAAGAACTTAAGAAGACAGCTGAGGAAATCAAGTCAAGAAAAGTCAACTGGCACGATTTCTACCATCATTATAAACACTGGAAACATGGAAAGATTCTCATTGGTACCGCAGGTTCGTGGTTCATGTTGGATATTGCATATTATGGACTGGGATTGAACACTGCTGTGATTCTGCAAACCATTGGTTATGCCAAGAATGACAATGTTTACAACAAACTATTCAACTCTGCCGCAGGAAATCTGATTCTGATCTGTGCCGGTTCTATCCCTGGTTATTGGTTCACGGCCTTTACCTGTGACACGCTTGGCCGAAAACCACTACAGATTGTTGGATTTATTCTACTGACTATGATTTTCTGCATCATTGGATTTGGATACCACAAGATCGGGGAACATGGATTACTGGGATGCTACATTGTTGCccaattccttcaaaaccTCCCCAATACCACAACTTTCATCGTTCCCGGAGAATGTTTCCCCACAAAATTCAGAAGTACATCCCATGGTATCAGTGCTGCTTCTGGTAAAGTGGGAGCCATTATTGCCCAAACGGTTATCGGAACCCTGACCAATCACGGCTGTTCCAAGGAAGAGCCAAACTGTTTCCTTCCACACGTTATGGAGATTTTCGCTCTGTTCATGTTGCTAGGAACGTTTACTTCGTTGCTGATCCCTGAAACGAAACGCAAGTCGCTTGAGCAGTTGAGTTACGAGCTACACGGAGACGGAGACGACCCTGAGtcctccaactccaatACAGACATTGATTCTGAAACAAATATCATTGGTAATGATAAAGTTTAA
- a CDS encoding Peroxisomal 2,4-dienoyl-CoA reductase, auxiliary enzyme of fatty acid beta-oxidation translates to MGYNLLQGKTVAITGAATGIGRSIAVKMADEGANVVINHFPSEEQAQLAKELGKEIGEDKFLAVPGDISKPETGKDLVAKTVEKFGELNVFVSNAGICPFAEFTEMPAETYLKTVEINLNGAFFSTQAAAKQMKLQGKGGSIIGVSSISALVGGGFQTHYTPTKAGILSLMQSEAVALGEYGIRCNALLPGTIRTGLNEEDLANDEKRVAMEKRVPLQRLGVPDDLAGPAVFLASDMSQYVTGAQVLVDGGLFVNLQ, encoded by the coding sequence ATGGGTTACAATCTGTTGCAAGGAAAGACCGTGGCGATTACGGGAGCAGCTACAGGAATTGGTCGTTCGATTGCTGTCAAGATGGCTGATGAGGGTGCTAACGTAGTCATCAACCACTTCCCTTCCGAAGAGCAAGCTCAACTAGCCAAGGAGCTGGGAAAAGAAATCGGAGAGGACAAGTTTCTAGCTGTTCCAGGtgacatttcaaaacctGAGACTGGAAAGGATCTTGTTGCAAAAACcgttgaaaagtttggtGAGTTGAATGTATTCGTCTCAAACGCTGGGATCTGCCCTTTTGCAGAGTTCACTGAGATGCCTGCTGAAACTTACTTGAAGACGGTGGAAATCAACTTGAACGGAGCATTTTTCTCCACTCAAGCTGCTGCGAAGCAAATGAAGCTCCAGGGCAAAGGTGGTTCAATCATCGGAGTGTCCAGTATCAGTGCTCTAGTTGGTGGAGGGTTTCAAACTCATTACACTCCAACAAAAGCCGGTATTTTATCGCTAATGCAAAGTGAAGCTGTTGCTCTTGGAGAATACGGAATAAGATGTAATGCTCTTCTGCCAGGTACCATCAGAACCGGACTCAATGAAGAGGATTTGGCCAACGACGAAAAACGTGTGGCCATGGAAAAGAGAGTGCCTCTACAAAGATTGGGAGTTCCAGATGACCTAGCTGGGCCTGCAGTTTTCCTAGCAAGCGACATGTCCCAGTACGTTACCGGAGCCCAGGTGTTGGTGGACGGAGGACTATTTGTTAACTTACAATAG
- a CDS encoding Acid trehalase required for utilization of extracellular trehalose — protein sequence MLNRVLLVALSCVVFFHLVTTFPVGTSSDSLQIRNLLSHNFTRANISEGLSSGATYFVDEDTETYYDKELKVLRTTRFPRYNNYQLQPYVANGYIGSRIPRVGSGFTYDTSDNKTSENLKNGWPLFNKRYSGAFIAGFFNSQPTVPETNFEELEKDGYESIIASIPQWTSLELTVNVNGTNQTLKADDVDITHISDYSQQLSLLDGIVTTNYTWLGLVNVSISVLAHRDIVSLGFVSLELSSQKNITVSVTDILDFATSTRCSYLDSGVNEQSIFMKVQPSNVPTNATIYSSLMSSNSTSSLLKQNQTVSQTLRVNLSKNQAASFQKYVGVVSDDYLDSIETNLTSYQFARETAKFAEIKGRSWILKSHKEAWNELLNGKSIVFHDNDFLTLASDSSIYHLMANTRSEANGGTSALGVSGLSSDSYGGMVFWDTDFWMLPSVQAFSPRHAVSLSKFRDHTHDQAKKNAQTRDMNGAVYPWTSGRFGNCTSTGPCYDYEYHINIDIAFMFWKLYLGGAIDDDYMKEFGYPIIEDVASFFVDYVDYNSTLDKYTTRNLTDPDEYAEFKNNAAFTNVGISQLMKWALILGKHLKVGNERSYDKWEDIMTKMYLPVNHAGDVTLEYTGMNNSIEVKQADVVLISYPLDDEDGALQEYFDYDEDRAISDVRYYSDKQTDEGPAMTFSVYSAVNAKFNKEGCSSQTYLLKSVEPYFRFPFGQMSEQSTDQYDTNGGTHPAFPFLTGHGAFLQSSIYGLTGLRFSYIYNDTDKSIKRRLAFDPLQLPCLPGGFSINGFVYMNQTLDITVNDTYATIAHRGNATTINVYVDSRNEMGGKEHKIQPGKSLSIPLYQTEQNIPGSFIECTVKNVTALQPGVVGDPIQAVADGDNSTIWKIESREEPTHLIFDLGDELDIEGGLVVWGTYPAESFSVSVLRDFNSTNYRVINNVENYDLIYESGNVTASSPFDESHIKKVQILPHNCTNFTFSELTASRYVLFEFTDVLGYPQDYSYGAQVAEVVLY from the coding sequence ATGCTGAATAGAGTGTTGTTGGTTGCCCTTTCTTGTGTGGTTTTCTTTCACTTGGTTACAACCTTTCCTGTTGGCACTTCAAGTGATTCCTTGCAGATTAGGAATCTTCTGAGTCACAACTTCACCAGAGCTAATATCTCTGAAGGTCTCAGTTCAGGAGCCACTTATTTTGTCGATGAAGACACTGAGACATATTACGACAAAGAGCTAAAGGTCCTGAGAACTACAAGATTCCCTCGCTATAACAATTACCAGCTGCAACCTTATGTTGCCAACGGTTATATTGGTTCCCGAATCCCCCGAGTTGGGTCAGGATTTACCTACGACACTAGCGATAATAAGACTTCCGAGAATCTGAAAAACGGCTGGCCCTTATTCAACAAGAGGTACTCAGGGGCCTTTATTGCtggatttttcaactctcAACCGACCGTACCTGAGACCAACTTCgaagagttggaaaaagaCGGTTATGAGAGTATTATTGCCTCTATTCCTCAATGGACTAGCCTAGAGTTAACCGTTAATGTGAATGGAACCAACCAAACTCTCAAAGCAGATGATGTCGATATAACCCACATCAGTGACTATTCTCAACAGTTATCGTTGTTAGATGGAATTGTCACTACTAATTACACATGGTTGGGACTGGTCAATGTTTCAATCTCTGTCCTAGCCCATAGAGACATTGTAAGTTTGGGATTCGTGTCTCTGGAGCTATCATCGCAGAAGAATATAACTGTTTCCGTCACTGATATTCTTGATTTCGCAACCAGCACCAGGTGTTCTTATTTGGACTCAGGAGTAAATGAACAGAGTATTTTCATGAAGGTTCAACCGTCAAATGTTCCGACGAATGCTACGATTTACTCTTCATTGATGAGCTCTAATTCGACCTCGTCCCTTTTAAAGCAAAATCAAACGGTATCTCAAACACTTCGGGTAAATCTATCGAAGAACCAAGCTGCAtcgtttcaaaaatacGTCGGCGTTGTCTCTGACGACTATCTAGATAGCATTGAAACTAACTTGACCTCTTACCAATTTGCTAGAGAAACTGCTAAGTTTGCTGAAATAAAAGGGCGTTCGTGGATCTTGAAATCTCATAAAGAGGCATGGAACGAATTGTTAAATGGAAAGTCTATTGTCTTTCACGACAATGATTTTTTGACATTGGCTTCCGATTCAAGCATTTACCACTTGATGGCCAATACAAGATCAGAAGCCAATGGAGGCACTTCTGCTTTAGGGGTTTCCGGGCTGTCTTCGGATTCATACGGAGGAATGGTGTTTTGGGACACTGACTTTTGGATGCTACCGAGTGTCCAAGCCTTTAGTCCCCGACATGCCGTTTCTTTATCCAAATTTAGAGACCATACCCATGATCAAGCTAAGAAGAATGCCCAAACTCGTGACATGAATGGGGCAGTCTACCCCTGGACTAGTGGTAGATTTGGAAATTGTACCTCAACTGGTCCGTGTTATGATTACGAGTATCATATCAATATAGACATTGCCTTCATGTTCTGGAAATTATATTTGGGAGGTgcaattgatgatgattatATGAAGGAATTTGGATACCCAATAATTGAAGATGTTGCCTCTTTTTTCGTGGATTACGTTGACTACAATTCAACTTTAGATAAATATACGACCAGAAATCTGACAGACCCAGATGAGTATGCTGAGTTCAAAAATAACGCAGCATTTACCAACGTCGGTATTTCTCAGCTCATGAAATGGGCTCTCATCCTTGGAAAGCATCTTAAAGTCGGAAATGAAAGGAGTTACGACAAATGGGAAGATATCATGACCAAAATGTATTTACCTGTCAACCATGCAGGAGATGTTACGTTGGAATATACAGGGATGAACAACTCTATCGAAGTCAAACAAGCTGATGTGGTTCTTATTTCTTATCCTTtagatgatgaggatggTGCCTTACAGGAATATTTCGATTACGATGAGGATAGGGCTATCAGCGACGTTAGATATTACTCTGATAAACAAACAGATGAAGGCCCGGCTATGACTTTCTCTGTTTACTCTGCGGTCAATGCGAAGTTTAACAAAGAAGGATGCTCTTCTCAAACCTATCTCTTGAAATCTGTAGAACCTTATTTCAGGTTTCCATTTGGACAGATGAGTGAACAGTCAACGGATCAGTATGATACCAATGGAGGAACTCACCCTGCCTTCCCATTTTTAACCGGTCATGGAGCTTTCTTGCAAAGTTCTATTTATGGTTTGACCGGATTAAGATTTAGCTATATTTACAACGATACAGACAAATCTATCAAGAGAAGGCTGGCCTTCGATCCCCTTCAACTACCGTGTTTACCGGGCGGATTCTCTATAAATGGATTTGTCTATATGAACCAGACGTTGGACATCACTGTGAACGATACGTATGCTACAATTGCACATCGGGGAAATGCTACCACCATCAATGTTTATGTGGATTCTAGAAATGAAATGGGAGGTAAGGAACACAAGATCCAACCAGGAAAGAGCCTTTCCATCCCATTATACCAAACAGAGCAGAATATTCCAGGATCATTCATTGAATGCACGGTAAAGAATGTCACTGCATTGCAACCTGGCGTGGTAGGAGACCCTATCCAGGCAGTTGCTGACGGAGATAACTCCACTATCTGGAAAATTGAATCTCGTGAAGAACCGACTCATCTGATATTTGATCTTGGAGATGAGCTTGACATTGAAGGAGGCTTGGTTGTATGGGGAACATATCCTGCAGAGAGCTTTTCAGTCTCGGTTTTGAGAGATTTTAATTCAACGAACTACAGAGTCATCAACAACGTTGAAAACTACGATTTGATCTACGAATCTGGGAATGTCACAGCATCCAGCCCTTTTGACGAATCTCACATCAAGAAAGTCCAAATCTTGCCTCACAATTGTACGAATTTTACGTTTTCCGAACTGACAGCCTCTAGGTATGTCTTATTTGAGTTCACAGATGTTCTAGGTTACCCCCAAGATTATTCATATGGAGCCCAAGTAGCCGAAGTTGTTCTCTACTAA